One window of Dyadobacter sandarakinus genomic DNA carries:
- a CDS encoding aldo/keto reductase, translating to MEHRQLGASGLHIPVLSFGTATFGGGNAFFKAWGDTQLDEARKLVDICLEEGVNLFDTANVYSQGISEEILGKVLQGRRNDVLISTKATFPMGKGANDFGSGRYHLITACEASLKRLGTDHIDIYHMHGFDGNTPVEETLRALDDLITAGKVRYIACSNFSGWHLMKSLSISEKHGWARYVAHQAYYSLLDREFEWELMPAGIDQHVSTIVWSPLSSGRLSGKFRRGQPLPEDNRMNQGGTHGPATNFELLYNIVDALDEIAEETGKSVAQVALNWLLQRPTVVNIIIGARNEEQLRQNLGAAGWNLTLEQVKKLDAASDRDPVYPYWHQRQNTRLNPLPGFY from the coding sequence ATGGAACACAGACAATTGGGAGCATCCGGGCTGCATATTCCCGTTCTTAGTTTCGGTACCGCTACCTTTGGCGGTGGCAATGCATTTTTCAAAGCATGGGGCGACACCCAGCTGGACGAAGCACGCAAACTTGTTGATATTTGTCTGGAAGAAGGTGTTAACCTGTTTGACACCGCCAACGTATATTCACAGGGGATTTCGGAAGAGATTCTTGGCAAGGTGCTGCAGGGCCGGCGAAATGATGTGCTCATTTCTACCAAGGCCACATTCCCGATGGGTAAGGGTGCCAATGATTTCGGCTCGGGCCGGTACCACCTGATTACCGCCTGCGAAGCCAGCCTCAAACGCCTCGGCACCGACCATATCGACATTTACCATATGCACGGGTTCGACGGCAACACCCCGGTTGAGGAAACCCTCCGCGCACTCGACGACCTGATCACGGCCGGAAAGGTACGGTACATCGCCTGCTCCAACTTTTCGGGCTGGCACCTGATGAAATCGCTTTCGATCTCGGAAAAACATGGCTGGGCCAGGTATGTGGCCCATCAGGCTTACTACTCGCTGCTGGACCGGGAGTTTGAATGGGAGCTGATGCCCGCCGGCATTGACCAGCATGTGAGCACAATCGTATGGAGTCCGTTGTCATCGGGCAGGCTGAGCGGGAAGTTCCGGAGAGGGCAGCCGCTGCCGGAAGACAACCGGATGAACCAGGGCGGGACCCATGGTCCGGCGACGAACTTCGAGCTGCTGTACAATATCGTGGATGCGCTTGATGAGATAGCGGAAGAAACGGGCAAGTCCGTAGCACAGGTTGCGCTCAACTGGCTTCTGCAGCGCCCGACGGTGGTCAACATCATCATCGGCGCCAGAAATGAAGAGCAGCTGCGGCAGAACCTCGGGGCTGCAGGCTGGAACCTCACCCTAGAACAGGTAAAAAAACTGGATGCTGCAAGTGATCGCGACCCGGTTTATCCGTACTGGCATCAGCGGCAGAATACCCGGCTGAACCCGCTGCCCGGATTTTATTAA
- a CDS encoding phytanoyl-CoA dioxygenase — protein MALSDQQIDQFIQEGFVRIDHAFDAALAAEVRDRLWQDLPFDRADPATWTLPVVRLGMYSEPAFVSSANTPVLHEAFDQLVGRSRWIPRQSMGTFPVRFPSDQPPGDDGWHVDAAFPGDEPDNYLKWRVNVRSKGRALLMLFLYSDITVADAPTRIRSGSHLDVARLLSTAVEDGLEFMELASRLDLLPARPEVLATGPAGTVYLCHPFLVHAAQAHRGAMPRFLAQPALELKSPLGLNAGGDHTPVAQAIKLALGI, from the coding sequence ATGGCCTTATCGGATCAGCAGATTGACCAATTTATTCAGGAAGGTTTTGTGCGCATTGACCATGCATTCGACGCGGCATTGGCTGCGGAGGTGCGTGACAGGCTCTGGCAGGACCTGCCTTTTGACCGAGCTGATCCTGCAACCTGGACTCTGCCCGTGGTACGCCTGGGCATGTACTCCGAACCTGCATTTGTAAGTTCTGCCAATACACCAGTGCTCCACGAGGCTTTCGACCAGCTGGTAGGACGCAGCCGGTGGATACCCCGGCAGAGTATGGGCACTTTTCCCGTACGCTTCCCTTCCGACCAGCCGCCAGGCGACGACGGCTGGCATGTGGATGCTGCATTCCCCGGGGACGAACCCGATAATTATCTGAAATGGCGGGTGAATGTACGTTCGAAGGGACGTGCGCTGCTGATGCTTTTTCTTTACTCTGACATCACTGTTGCCGACGCGCCTACACGGATTCGCTCCGGCTCACATCTGGATGTGGCGCGCCTGCTGAGTACAGCCGTTGAGGACGGGCTGGAATTTATGGAGCTGGCATCCCGGCTTGACCTCCTGCCTGCGCGCCCGGAAGTACTTGCCACGGGCCCGGCCGGCACCGTGTACCTTTGTCACCCATTTCTGGTACATGCAGCTCAGGCACACCGGGGAGCAATGCCGAGGTTTCTGGCGCAGCCTGCGCTGGAACTTAAAAGTCCGCTCGGTCTGAATGCAGGAGGGGATCATACGCCGGTAGCGCAGGCAATCAAGCTGGCATTGGGCATTTAA
- a CDS encoding tryptophan-rich sensory protein — MRKTLQIANIIALLATLVINYLSNTGIFADSTMATVSAAYQNFFTPDGYAFSIWILIYVGLGAFVIYQSRGLFNAKPCPEEVGQIGWLFVLSCLLNSLWIIAWLYDYTGLSVLIMVGLLTTLVLIVYRTRMELDLVPLRKLALVWWPFAIYLGWVIVALVANVAAFLTKMNWNGFGIAESVWTIIMLAVAGLILIALTWTRNLRESSIAGVWGIVAVAAANWNDMRGIAYAAIAVAAITLVSTGLHGYRSRGRHFEEEAQMMQR, encoded by the coding sequence ATGAGAAAAACCCTACAGATTGCCAATATTATCGCCTTGCTGGCCACATTGGTGATCAACTATCTGTCCAATACCGGCATCTTTGCCGACAGTACCATGGCCACCGTATCGGCTGCCTACCAGAACTTCTTCACACCCGACGGTTACGCATTCTCGATATGGATCCTGATATATGTTGGTCTGGGTGCCTTTGTGATTTACCAGAGCAGGGGATTGTTCAATGCGAAGCCATGCCCTGAAGAAGTAGGCCAGATCGGGTGGTTGTTTGTGTTGTCGTGCCTGCTTAACTCCCTCTGGATCATTGCCTGGCTCTATGATTATACCGGACTTTCAGTACTGATCATGGTTGGCTTGCTCACCACGCTCGTGCTTATCGTATACCGCACCCGCATGGAGCTCGACCTTGTTCCCCTTCGTAAGCTGGCGCTGGTCTGGTGGCCGTTTGCCATTTACCTCGGTTGGGTGATTGTGGCACTGGTCGCCAATGTAGCCGCATTTCTGACCAAAATGAACTGGAATGGTTTCGGCATTGCAGAATCCGTATGGACGATCATTATGCTGGCTGTTGCCGGTCTCATTCTTATTGCACTCACCTGGACGCGCAACCTGCGCGAATCTTCGATTGCGGGTGTATGGGGAATTGTAGCCGTGGCTGCCGCCAACTGGAATGATATGCGCGGGATTGCCTATGCCGCGATTGCCGTGGCGGCTATAACGCTCGTCAGCACCGGCTTGCACGGCTACCGCAGCCGGGGCCGGCACTTCGAGGAAGAGGCTCAGATGATGCAGCGGTGA
- a CDS encoding ArnT family glycosyltransferase: protein MNRNTAILLGFVVLKLALQYFLISPEYDLHRDEYLHLDQGRHLAWGYLSVPPFTSWVSWVIHLLGGGVFWVRLVPALFGVLTILTVWKTVEALGGDLFARILAATCVLFSVLLRLNQLYQPNSADVLGWTLLYFTLIRYTATLRPGWIYAAGVVFAFSFLNKYNIAFLAVGLVPAWVLTAQRKIFLDKHLYLAALLALVLVLPNLVWQYANHFPVFHHMKELAATQLVNVSRADFLKEQLIYFSGSWVVIAAALYALLTYKPFASWRFLFFSIFITLAVFLFLRAKGYYAIGLYPIYIAFGSVFLSNRVKGRWAAIIRPALVILPVLLFIPLYRIAFPNKRPQAFIDEPERYRKVGMLRWEDGREHPLPQDFADMLGWKELAAKVDKAYAASPDPAATLVLCDNYGQAGAINFYTRRHVQAVSFNADYVFWFDLKTKYRHLIRVKTWPENKLEMAETGPFFQQGFATGAVTNRYAREQGTTVFLFLNAKTDINARIRKEVAEARERYRE from the coding sequence ATGAACCGTAACACTGCCATCCTGCTCGGTTTTGTTGTTTTAAAACTCGCATTGCAATACTTTCTGATCAGTCCGGAGTATGACCTGCACCGCGATGAATACCTGCACCTCGACCAGGGCCGGCACCTGGCCTGGGGCTACCTGTCTGTGCCGCCCTTTACTTCCTGGGTTTCGTGGGTGATCCACTTGCTCGGCGGGGGTGTGTTCTGGGTGAGGCTTGTGCCCGCTTTGTTCGGTGTGCTCACGATATTGACGGTCTGGAAAACGGTGGAGGCACTGGGCGGAGATCTTTTTGCGCGGATACTGGCTGCTACCTGCGTACTCTTTTCGGTACTGCTGCGCCTGAACCAGCTCTACCAGCCCAACTCCGCCGATGTGCTCGGCTGGACACTCCTTTATTTTACACTGATCAGGTACACGGCCACGCTCCGGCCGGGATGGATCTATGCAGCGGGAGTCGTATTTGCATTCAGTTTTTTAAACAAATACAACATTGCATTCCTGGCTGTCGGCCTCGTGCCTGCGTGGGTGCTGACGGCCCAGCGGAAAATTTTTCTGGACAAACACCTGTACCTGGCGGCTCTGCTTGCGCTGGTACTGGTACTGCCGAACCTGGTGTGGCAGTATGCCAACCATTTTCCGGTTTTTCACCATATGAAAGAGCTCGCCGCAACCCAGCTCGTAAACGTAAGCCGGGCCGATTTCCTGAAAGAACAGCTGATTTACTTTTCCGGATCGTGGGTCGTGATTGCGGCTGCATTGTATGCTTTGCTGACTTACAAGCCCTTTGCCAGCTGGCGGTTCCTGTTCTTTTCCATTTTTATCACCCTGGCGGTGTTTCTGTTTTTAAGGGCAAAAGGTTACTATGCGATCGGTCTTTATCCGATTTACATTGCATTCGGGTCGGTTTTCCTTTCCAATCGTGTCAAAGGCCGGTGGGCGGCCATCATCAGGCCCGCGCTGGTGATTTTGCCTGTCCTGCTGTTTATCCCGCTGTACCGGATCGCATTCCCCAACAAGCGTCCGCAGGCTTTCATCGACGAGCCCGAACGTTACCGTAAAGTGGGGATGCTGCGCTGGGAGGATGGCCGTGAGCATCCGCTGCCGCAGGATTTTGCCGACATGCTGGGCTGGAAAGAACTTGCCGCCAAAGTAGACAAGGCCTACGCGGCCTCTCCCGACCCGGCAGCTACGCTGGTACTCTGCGATAATTACGGCCAGGCGGGTGCGATCAATTTTTATACACGCCGCCATGTGCAGGCCGTGTCTTTCAATGCCGATTATGTTTTCTGGTTTGACCTGAAAACAAAGTACAGGCACCTCATACGCGTGAAGACCTGGCCTGAAAACAAGCTTGAAATGGCTGAGACCGGGCCTTTTTTCCAGCAGGGTTTTGCTACCGGTGCAGTTACCAATCGTTATGCCCGGGAGCAGGGTACCACGGTTTTCTTGTTTTTAAATGCAAAAACGGACATCAATGCGCGGATTAGGAAGGAAGTAGCCGAAGCCCGGGAGCGGTATCGCGAGTAG
- a CDS encoding helix-turn-helix domain-containing protein, translating into MRATVLPTKEVYDFSVLPNPLGVGTQPASARDGYDVHEHPQVGRMEFHNESFRYMHVVDMKWKSREAVSLLNDIPTDTVNFNFQLRGNNFVKFTGFKEGISSHSGEHSIFHHPEGTFCNSIPADYYMEVFHISLDKGFFASAICGDDRWTEQMQRNLNLHRCFTGYNKPLEITPRMWQLIGEIRSYRTGGPMRNLMVQSRALELVALQIEQMRTPAAIPPDLRPDEVEKLHFLKTYLDANFLSELTLAELSRCCVLNEFKVKRGFKLLFEMSVFSYLKKKRMEYAGELLQKKGLTVDEVSDILGYEHAQHFSTAFKNFMGVSPSVYRRQ; encoded by the coding sequence ATGAGAGCGACCGTTCTGCCTACCAAGGAAGTGTATGATTTCAGCGTGCTGCCCAATCCCCTGGGCGTGGGAACTCAGCCTGCCTCTGCGCGGGACGGCTACGATGTGCATGAACATCCGCAGGTGGGACGGATGGAATTTCATAATGAATCGTTCAGGTACATGCATGTGGTGGATATGAAATGGAAATCGCGGGAGGCGGTAAGCCTGCTGAACGACATTCCGACCGACACGGTGAATTTCAATTTCCAGCTGCGGGGCAACAACTTTGTCAAGTTTACGGGTTTCAAAGAGGGTATATCTTCCCATAGCGGCGAGCATTCCATTTTTCATCACCCCGAAGGCACTTTTTGCAACTCCATACCGGCTGATTATTACATGGAGGTTTTTCATATCAGCCTCGACAAGGGATTTTTTGCGTCGGCCATTTGTGGGGACGATCGCTGGACGGAACAGATGCAACGCAACCTGAACCTGCACCGCTGCTTTACAGGCTATAACAAACCCCTTGAAATCACGCCCCGGATGTGGCAGCTCATCGGGGAAATCCGCAGCTATCGCACAGGCGGGCCGATGCGCAACCTCATGGTACAATCCAGGGCGCTTGAACTGGTGGCACTGCAGATCGAGCAGATGCGCACACCTGCTGCAATACCTCCCGACTTGCGGCCTGACGAGGTAGAAAAGCTGCATTTTCTGAAAACGTACCTTGATGCCAACTTCCTGTCGGAGCTTACCCTGGCTGAGCTGAGCCGCTGCTGCGTGCTGAATGAGTTCAAGGTAAAAAGGGGTTTCAAGCTACTTTTTGAAATGTCGGTTTTCAGTTATTTGAAAAAGAAAAGGATGGAATATGCGGGCGAACTACTTCAAAAAAAGGGTTTGACTGTGGACGAAGTTTCGGATATATTGGGTTATGAGCATGCGCAACATTTTTCAACAGCCTTCAAAAATTTCATGGGCGTTAGTCCTTCCGTTTACCGCAGGCAATGA